The following proteins are encoded in a genomic region of Vicia villosa cultivar HV-30 ecotype Madison, WI unplaced genomic scaffold, Vvil1.0 ctg.000022F_1_1_1, whole genome shotgun sequence:
- the LOC131622006 gene encoding uncharacterized protein LOC131622006, whose product MTRTRGYMNKKLNFCYRAISVLLGNGEESHTLVRHQLIQKLKTHKDSCTRLYEHEVKFEVIYEALVPWLGAYTPMLNWMRFPEMRHLIACAYDRMCIDLMRYGFSKTFFPLRTAPPINPNDGIMCIGWLAKLSHFVQVYLKPGCPIPPTSPEWLFHHATDAETEPDLFVDRMHKFKRLNNIEKESNKEKPKL is encoded by the coding sequence ATGACTCGTACACGCGGTTATATGAACAAGAAGTTAAATTTCTGTTATAGGGCCATCTCGGTGTTGCTTGGTAATGGAGAGGAGAGTCATACGCTTGTCCGTCATCAACTTATCCAAAAGTTGAAGACGCATAAAGACTCGTGCACGCGGTTATATGAACATGAAGTTAAATTTGAAGTGATTTACGAAGCTCTTGTTCCTTGGTTGGGAGCTTACACACCGATGCTAAATTGGATGAGATTCCCGGAAATGAGACATCTTATTGCATGTGCATATGATAGGATGTGCATTGACTTGATGCGATACGGGTTTTCGAAAACCTTTTTCCCACTCCGCACCGCACCACCTATAAATCCAAATGATGGCATAATGTGTATTGGATGGCTCGCAAAATTGAGtcattttgtacaagtttacttgaaaccaGGATGTCCCATACCACCTACATCACCGGAATGGCTGTTTCATCATGCCACAGATGCCGAGACGGAGCCAGATCtttttgttgataggatgcacAAATTCAAAAGATTGAACAACATCGAAAAGGAATCGAATAAGGAAAAGCCAAAATTGTAA